In Carya illinoinensis cultivar Pawnee chromosome 16, C.illinoinensisPawnee_v1, whole genome shotgun sequence, a single window of DNA contains:
- the LOC122298434 gene encoding uncharacterized protein LOC122298434, with protein MTPNWELKNCCNHEQVLFLITVSVCTVVILALWRTILLKPFKLVTVFIHEASHAIACKLTCGHVEGIKVNVDEGGTTQTRGGIYWLILPAGYLGSSFWGMVLILASTNLLTARIAAGCFLAALLVVLFVAKNWTLRGLCIGFILFLGVIWILQETTTVHILRYIILFIGVMNSLFSVYDIYDDLISRRVHCSDAEKFAEVCPCPCNGVGWGFIWGLISFFFLCGAMYLGLVILS; from the exons ATGACGCCCAATTGGGAGCTCAAGAACTGCTGCAACCATGAACAAGTGCTGTTTCTTATTACTGTCTCTGTCTGCACTGTTGTTATTCTTGCG TTGTGGAGAACAATATTGCTGAAACCATTCAAGCTTGTCACTGTATTTATTCATGAGGCGAGTCATGCTATTGCTTGTAAACTCACATGCGGACAT GTGGAGGGGATCAAGGTTAACGTAGATGAAGGTGGAACCACACAGACCCGTGGTGGAATTTACTGGTTGATCTTGCCGGCTGGAT ATCTTGGTTCTTCTTTCTGGGGAATGGTCTTAATACTTGCATCCACAAATCTTCTTACTGCAAGAATAGCTGCAGGATGTTTTCTTGCTGCACTACTTGTCGTACTCTTTGTAGCTAAAAAT TGGACACTTCGAGGACTCTGTATTG GTTTTATTCTTTTCCTTGGTGTAATTTGGATTCTGCAAGAAACAACAACAGTTCATATACTTCGGTACATAATTCTGTTTATTG GTGTAATGAACAGCTTGTTTTCAGTTTATG ATATTTATGATGATCTAATATCCCGTAGAGTGCACTGTAGTGATGCCGAAAAATTTGCTGAAGTGTGTCCTTGCCCTTGTAATGGTGTCGGATGGGGCTTTATTTG GGGATTAATAtcgttttttttcctttgtggaGCCATGTACCTTGGTCTTGTGATTTTGTCTTGA
- the LOC122299562 gene encoding pentatricopeptide repeat-containing protein At2g35030, mitochondrial-like: MSASFRVSINVKQCSGIARSPILNCVRSSIPLLSDPKLQYGCRIYFYHSVNETGMARFATPGRDYSANSNVARSNWLITKLCREGKIGEAQRVFDGMCERDVVTWTTVITGYIKCGMVEEARRLFGRVDAKKNVITWTALVSGYIRLNRIKEAEWLFYEMPVKNVVSWNTMIDGYARNGKVDLALDLFERMPERNVVSWNTIITALAQCGMIDKARRLFEQMPERDVISWTAMVAGLSRNRRIDEARVLFDLMPERNVVSWNAMITGYAQNKRLDEAFDLFQRMPERDMPSWNTMITGFIQNGELSRAWKLFHEMPQKNVISWTAIITGYIQDGQSEEALKIFSKMLAVDMVKPTQGTFVTVLGACSDLAGLTEGKQIHQMISKTTYQDCAFVVSALINMYSKCGELGTARKMFDDGMTSLRDLVSWNGMIAAYAHHGCGREAINLFREMRELGVQPDDVTYVGLLSACSHAGLVDEGLKHFDELVRDESIIVREDHYTCLVDLCGRAGRLREAFDFIKRLGTKPSASVLGALLAGCNVHGDMDMGKLVAKELSELEPENAGTYLLLSNIYASAGKWREAAKVRLKMKAKGLKKQPGCSWIEIGNSAHVFVVGDKSHSQSERICSLLLGLHEKMKKVGYISDDELMVDEGFSVT, from the coding sequence ATGTCAGCTTCTTTTCGAGTATCAATTAATGTAAAACAGTGCAGCGGTATTGCTAGATCACCAATCTTGAACTGTGTCCGAAGTAGTATACCATTGTTATCGGATCCCAAGCTTCAATATGGATGCCGAATTTATTTTTACCACTCAGTGAATGAGACGGGAATGGCCAGATTTGCGACACCTGGAAGAGATTATAGCGCAAACTCGAATGTGGCACGGTCAAATTGGCTGATTACTAAGCTCTGCAGAGAGGGTAAAATAGGAGAAGCACAGCGGGTGTTTGATGGTATGTGCGAGAGAGATGTGGTCACATGGACGACAGTGATCACGGGGTATATAAAGTGTGGCATGGTTGAGGAGGCAAGGAGGTTGTTTGGTAGAGTGGATGCTAAGAAGAATGTGATTACTTGGACGGCTTTGGTTAGTGGGTATATAAGGTTAAATAGGATTAAGGAAGCGGAGTGGTTGTTCTATGAGATGCCGGTTAAGAATGTGGTTTCTTGGAACACAATGATTGATGGGTATGCAAGAAATGGTAAGGTTGATTTGGCTTTGGATTTGTTTGAGAGGATGCCGGAGAGGAATGTGGTTTCATGGAATACCATTATAACAGCACTGGCACAATGTGGGATGATTGACAAGGCACGAAGGCTTTTTGAACAGATGCCGGAAAGGGATGTTATTTCTTGGACTGCTATGGTTGCAGGTTTGTCGAGAAATAGGAGGATTGATGAGGCACGGGTACTTTTTGATCTGATGCCCGAAAGGAACGTAGTTTCTTGGAATGCTATGATTACAGGTTATGCACAGAATAAGAGGTTGGATGAGGCTTTTGACTTGTTTCAGAGAATGCCGGAGAGGGACATGCCATCATGGAATACCATGATTACGGGATTTATTCAGAATGGGGAGTTAAGTAGGGCATGGAAGTTGTTTCATGAAATGCCTCAAAAGAATGTGATATCTTGGACTGCGATTATCACGGGGTATATTCAAGATGGGCAAAGTGAAGAAGCATTgaagattttctcaaaaatgCTGGCGGTCGATATGGTGAAACCCACGCAGGGAACTTTTGTGACTGTTTTGGGTGCTTGTAGTGACCTAGCTGGTCTTACTGAGGGAAAGCAAATTCATCAGATGATAAGTAAAACAACCTATCAGGATTGTGCATTTGTGGTGTCAGCACTCATAAACATGTATTCAAAGTGTGGGGAGTTGGGTACCGCCAGGAAGATGTTTGATGATGGGATGACAAGCCTTAGGGATTTAGTTTCTTGGAATGGTATGATTGCAGCCTATGCACACCATGGATGTGGCAGAGAGGCAATTAACTTGTTTCGTGAAATGCGGGAATTAGGGGTTCAACCTGATGATGTCACCTATGTGGGGTTGCTCTCAGCATGCAGCCATGCTGGTTTGGTAGACGAGGGGCTAAAGCATTTTGATGAGCTTGTAAGAGATGAATCCATAATCGTGAGAGAAGATCACTACACATGCTTGGTTGATCTTTGTGGCCGTGCCGGGAGGCTTAGAGAGGCATTTGATTTTATAAAGCGGCTTGGGACTAAGCCATCAGCATCTGTTTTGGGGGCTCTACTCGCTGGATGTAATGTTCACGGGGATATGGACATGGGGAAGCTGGTTGCAAAGGAGCTTTCAGAGTTGGAGCCAGAGAATGCAGGCACGTATTTATTATTGTCTAACATATATGCTTCGGCTGGGAAGTGGAGAGAAGCTGCTAAAGTGAGGCTGAAAATGAAGGCTAAGGGATTGAAGAAACAGCCTGGTTGCAGTTGGATAGAGATTGGGAATAGTGCACATGTGTTTGTTGTTGGCGATAAGTCTCATAGTCAATCAGAACGTATTTGTTCATTACTTCTGGGTCTtcatgaaaaaatgaaaaaggttgGATATATATCAGACGATGAGTTGATGGTGGATGAGGGATTTTCTGTGACATGA
- the LOC122298933 gene encoding uncharacterized mitochondrial protein AtMg00810-like, with protein MTTIRTILAIAASQSWQLHQMDVKNVFLHGNLQEEIYMKLSSGMTTSSSHDYDSSLFFHASASGIVILLVYVDDIIITGTDYGLITKIQQLLHATFHMKDLGQLTYFLGLEVHHQASGIFVNHHKYIQDLITLAGLEDTSSVDTPMEVNVKYKKDEGDLLNDSTLYRCLVGSLIYLTTTRPDISYAVHQVSQFMSAPRHLHLAAVRRIIRYLRGSPTRGLFFPTGSSLQLVAYSDIDWAGCPDTRRSTTGWCMFLGDALISWRCKKQDRVSKSSTEAEYRAMSTACSEIV; from the exons ATGACCACGATTCGAACCATCTTAGCTATTGCCGCTTCACAGTCGTGGCAACTGCATCAGATGGATGTGAAGAATGTATTTCTTCATGGTAATCTCCAAGAGGAGATTTACATGAAGCTCTCCTCTGGTATGACTACTTCTTCTTCTCATGAT TAtgattcttctctcttcttccacGCATCTGCGTCGGGTATAGTCATTCTCttggtttatgtggatgatattatcaTTACTGGCACTGACTATGGTTTGATTACTAAGATTCAGCAGCTGTTACATGCAacttttcatatgaaagatcttggccaGCTCACATATTTTTTAGGATTGGAAGTTCATCATCAGGCCAGTGGTATTTTCGTGAACCACCATAAGTATATTCAAGATCTTATCACTTTGGCTGGTTTGGAGGACACTTCTTCTGTTGATACTCCTATGGAGGTCAATGTCAAATACAAGAAAGATGAAGGGGACCTTCTGAATGATTCTACTCTCTATCGGTGCCTGGTTGGGAGTCTTATCTACTTGACCACTACtcgacctgatatctcctatGCTGTTCATCAGGTTAGTCAGTTTATGTCTGCTCCTCGGCATCTCCATCTTGCTGCTGTTCGACGCATCATTCGCTATCTTCGAGGTTCACCTACTCGTGGGTTATTCTTTCCTACCGGCTCCTCACTTCAACTTGTTGCCTATAGTGATATTGATTGGGCTGGGTGTCCAGATACACGTCGATCTACTACGGGTTGGTGTATGTTTTTAGGTGATGCCTTAATTTCTTGGAGATGCAAGAAACAAGATCGTGTGTCTAAATCCTCTACTGAGGCTGAGTATCGTGCTATGTCTACTGCTTGTTCTGAAATTGTATGA